Below is a genomic region from Triticum dicoccoides isolate Atlit2015 ecotype Zavitan chromosome 5A, WEW_v2.0, whole genome shotgun sequence.
TGGAGGATGTAGCTATAGTGCTGCTCTCTTCTAATTCTTTTGACGTGTTGCCAGATATAGCTCCGAACTTCTGCGGACACATACGGGCATAGTGACCTTCTTCATGGCATGTAGAGCACATCCTTTTCTccccttctgtttttgttttacatGTTCTAACCATTGGACTAGACTTGTTGGAGGTCAGTACTTTTGCTTTTGAGGGGCAACACTGATCGTACAATATCGGCTTCGTTTCTGATGATTGTTTGGCAGTACCAGGGTCCTGGCCTTCTAATTCTTTGGACAAGTTGGTGGCTGTAGCTATAGTGCTGCTCTCTTCAAATTCTTCGGACACGCTGGGGCTGTTCTGAGGACACTGAAAGGCAAAGTGACCTTCTTCACGGCACGTAAAGCAAATTGGACTAGACCCATCGGCTCTAAGTACTTTTTCTTCTGATTTTGCGGAACACTTGGCAGGTGTAGATGATGTGCTGCCTCGTTTTGATAGTGCAAGCCGCAGAGCACCTTGGAAATTCAAGGGGCACTGAGCAAGATAATGATCCTGACATTCACAAACAAAGCATTTAACTTCGCTCAGTCGGCACTCTCCATCCAGATGATATTCGTCACAGCTTGAGCAACCGAGACCATGTGTACTAGCAGTATGCCCTATCTCTCCACAGCGGGTGCAAGCGCGACTCTCCGACTTGTTCTGCTGGCAACACCACATGCTACAGTGGCCATTTTTGCTACAGAGTGTGCAAAAGACTTTGTGCTCCTGATCCTTGAAAGGGCAGTCACAACTGTAATGTCCTTCCTTGCCACAAACCAAACAAGTGATTATCCCATTCATTTTGTCCTGATGCTCTGTTCTACCGCCTTCCCATGGACCTTCACGTTGACTACTGCAAAAGTGGAAATCTTTTTGCCTCCCTAGTGAGGTAGTGAGCGAACCATAATTCCGTGGAGGCCACTCTTGAGAATAGTGGCCTTGGTACCCAGAGGAATGGCATGCGATGTGCTCTGTTTTGCCGCCTTCCCATGGACTTTCATGTTGGTTACTGCAAAAGCGGAAATCTTTTTGCCACCCTAGCAAGGTAGTGAGCAAACCATAATTCCATAGAAGCCAATCTTGCGAATATTGGCCTTGGTACCCAGAGGAATGGCATGCGATGTGCTCCGTTGTGCGGCCTTCCCATGGACTCTTATGTTGGTTACTGCTTTGCCTCCCTAGTGAGGTAGTGAGTGAACCATCATTCCATAGAGGCCACTCTTCTACTACTTTTGACAGGTTGGCAGATATAGCTCTTAACTTTTGAGGACACTGACGGTCATAGTGACCTTCTTCACGGCATGTAAAGCATATCCTTCTCTTGAATCTCTTCCCTGAGTTTTTTGTTTTACATGCCCTGAATATTGGACTAGACTTGTCGGGGGTCAGTACTTCCCCTAGCGTGGTAGTGAGCGAACCATCATTCCATCGAGGCCACTCTTGCGAAGAGTGACCTTGGTGCCCAGACGAATGGCATGCGATGTGCTTCGCTGTACCACCTTCCCATGGACTTTCATGTTGGTTACTGCAAAAGCGGCTGCTGAGGTCTGCGGctgtctcccactttctttttgacTCGATTTCCTGAGTCTTGAGAGATAACCCATTGGTTTCCATTTGAACTGTTTCTGACCAGGGATAACAGATAAGAGTGGAAAATATGAGACAAGGAAGAATCTAGTTTGAGGAGTAGGATAAAAATGATATTGTAGAAGTCACTGTGTAGAACTGTAGATGCAACAGAATATAGCCCAAACAGCTAAACAATATCCACTGATGTACATGCATACAGGGGCTCAACTATACAGGTGCAAGCAATGCCTCAACTATATACGTACTTCCGTTTTGAGCACAGGTGTCGATATCCTCCTACTGCCGATCTGAAAATCTAACATGTGAAGAGAGGGGCTAAACATTCATGAATGGTTAATGATACCTTAAAAGTTAATCATACAAGAGTCAGACAAATCTCACACCTCACATCATTGTTATAAGAGCATGCAGAAAGGTTCAAAGAGTCTGAAACCTATACAATGCCATAACCCACCCATATGCCTTCAGGACAGAGAACAATTATCTTTAATACACGACATGCACTTGTACATTGGAATTTTACCTTCGCTGTCACTGACGCATATCGGATCGTCTTCCCTCGACCCTTCCATGATGCGGTTGCTGCCAGTGCTCTAGGAAGAACGAAGCTATATTAATAATAATTCTGAAAAAAAAACATGGTGTTTGAAAGAAAGCAAAGTTTACATCACATAAAAGACCTGGTTAGCTAATATGGTGTCAGAATCGAAAACTGTGTATACTATATAAGCATCTTCGTAAGACCGAGgtaaagcaaaacaaaaaaaatctgtttttcattatttatttattcatgAATACCATACTATAATGTTTGCTAGGGAATCGTTAACCATTCTTGCAACAAATACATTAGTTGCGAAATCTAATATGCGTGTGTTGGACATACTGTATATTTGATATGATATGcataaaaagaagaaggaaaaagatGGTTCGGTGGGACTGCTCTGCTATGTAGGCCTGGAATTCACTCTCTGTTTCCACCTAACGCACGCACCAAATCAGGTGCCTATACCGAGGAACGAGGATCTAAACGGAAGGGGAACTGGATCAACAGAAGATGAGTGAGTGAGATCCGCGGTGAGATACCTGATGGGGCGTCAGCAGCTGTGAGCAGGAGAAGGGAgacccggcggcggcgacggcgggggcggggtCAACAACCGGAGTGCCGCCTTGCGTTTCGGTTCGGAACTTTTGTTGGGAAATACTAGAAGCAGCAACGAGTGGGGATGAGGGATCGAGGAGCAGTAAGGCAAACTGTTTTTTTTTTAGAAATACTAGTAAGGTTTTTTTTTAGGcaaagaagtactccctccgttccgtaatataagagcgtttttcacACTACATTAGTGTAAAAAAACactattatattatgggacggagggagtagtaaggtaAATTGGGTTGGTTCGAATTATGAGCCTGAATAGAGTAGACTGGGGCATTGGGCTTTTTTTAGCGAGTCAATATCAGTGGAAGTCATAAAACTTGCGTTTGATGTGTAATTTGTTTCTAAAATTTATAAAATACGAAATTGTGGTCGCTTAACTTAACTCGGCATGCAAATACGGTGCTTTCTACCGTATCCGGGCATATGGCCTCGACATGTGACCTGCCAGCGCAGCCTAGGCCCACCTATAAGTGGCTTTTTTGCAGATAACTTTCATCCATTTTATTTATTTACTCACAAAATTCCACCCAAAAAAAAGATGCCGACGTATAGCCTGCACATGTGGCGTACCAGCGCAGtctaggcccacctgtcagtggctttTTTGCAGATAACTTtcttgcattttatttatttatgtgcataattccacAAATAAAATGTAAAAAGATGCGGCCGGTGTAGATTGAACCTATAATCCCGAGCTAATAGCCTGTCATGGATGGCCACGAGACCAAGGATGGTTCGCATTTAAATGTGACAACTGTAGTGTATATGTCTTTTGAAGACCGTACAAATTAAAATTGAAAtctaaaaaaattgtggagccccgCTGTTCGAACCTTTGTCCTGCTAACCACCCGACCATGATGATACTTGATATTTTAAAGGGACCCAAATTTTGTTGTCCaatattcttttttttttgctctaCGTAAGAAAAAACTTAGGAGTATATTCTTTAAAAAAAAAATAACAGCTTATACTCTGGTATATCTTTTTATTTCTTTATGTTACCTTTGTATTTTACATTGTTCAGATATCCTTGTGGGCATTGCAATCTAAGTATACACACCGTCAATTAGCTAATTAAAGATAGAATTGATTTGAGTTTTTTAGAGATAAATATATATAAGAGTGATGTGTGTTGTATAGTTTCAAGTTTATGAGTCCGTAGGCTAGCCAGCTACACAATTTCTTTTGTGGGGAAGGTATATTTAAAGTTAGGTACTTCGTGCAAATTTGTAGTCTTGGTCACCCTATTATTATCTATGGATAGCTGTCAATTCAACCTAAATATAGAGAGTGGTCTTAAGCCGCCTCATTTTTTTACGATGAAAAGTTTCACTACTCTCAAAGAAAAACCTTAAAAATTCATAAATATAGTTTTTGATATTCATGACATAAGAACTGACAACATAAATATTTTTACAAGGACTGACAACATAAATATTGTTTATCCTTTGAAAGCACGAAGGGTAGCCTGGTTTGGTGATTAGCCCACGCACATGCGAGGTTCGACCAGGTGGTCACAGGCCGTGGTGCTCCCCTTAGTTTAAAATTTAAAATTTCAAATAATGTGTACGGCCCGTCTTTATATAGGGTAGACTAattaattgcccgtgcgttgcaacggggacaTACACATTCTTGTGGATCAATACCGATAAAGGGTAACCTATATCTTTAGATAGATTCCGCATGCACAACAGGTGATATTGTATATTTTTATATAAAAGCACAATACATACCCATTAGTCTCTTTGTATATCACATGCCTTCAAATGCTAGTTAACAACTAATCTCAAGATGACAACTTGCATGTTTTGCTAAAATTCTGAACTCATAGTAGTATTTTTCTGAAAAAACAACGCCTCTCAAGAAGGAATAATTGGTTCATAATTTATGTGCCTAAACATAGTCCTCATAGAATGTCATAATTTCATACTTGATTCTCATAATAAGACTATCTAACCTCCAAACAAAGGCTATCTGAATATCTAACTAAtataaaaaattgcaacaacaccACACTTATGCTAAATGAAAGCTTCTCTTCTCGACCTATGGACCCATTTCCTTTCACATCAGGCCATTCCATGAACAACATGGGCTAGCTCACCAACAAAAATCTGACACTGCAAAGTGGCGGCATCCGGTTGTATCTGATAATCTGCATGTGTTAAATGAACAATTAGTTACCGTAATCATGAGATGCTGGCACTTGTTGTTTTCAAACAGAAGTATGTGTTCAAGTCTAAACCACAAATAAACAGTAACACACCCTTAAGAGAAGTAACCCTTGTGCATGAGCACCCGATCTAATAGCATGAGTATGAAATGGCAAGTTGGGTCAGTTAGGAGTGTGACGTTTCTGCTCCTGAGGTTATCTGCACCCCCCTGACGAAAAAGAAATATTAAAAGTGTTTAAAAAAGTCCAAATTTTTTTGTGTGATAGACAATTGTATGCGTGAGGTGCGCTCCAAGTTTTAACTCATTTGAACATTTGAGCAACtctcagaaaaaaaaacaaattctgtaaaaaagtttactgttcacACATTGTTCTGAcccgatttgttttttttttgctgagccgctcagatgtccaaataagtTGAAGTTTGGAGCGAACCTCACACATACAATTGTCTATCACACACAAAAAAATAGTTTTagtatttctttatttttttctgaccgggtgcagatgagcctgggcaccgaattGGGTTTTTGGTCAATTAGGGGATATAATAGGAACATCCATAGCAATCAATAAAAAAGACCATAGGATCATGTACACCAAAGTGAATCATTCTCCCTTCTTAAAAAGAATAATCACCTTCAATTTGAAGATCAGTGCTTGCATAGAATTGTAGTTGGAgagtaacactactaggaaaagggctatagatgaaatggatactAATCGCGTacctgacatgtggtgcgccactacaatttagcagtggcgcaccatgtacaggtgcgccattagtgtggaagacactaatggtgcacccgatacatggtgcgccactagtaacaatttttttttcatttttccaaacatactaatggcgcatcatgtagacagtgtgccattactaagttttCTCCCCCTAGCTAATTCGCCCGATCGCTTCGTCCCTCCCTCCACTTCCCCCCTCGCTCCacacccgctccgacgacccccgcgccccACCTCACCGTCTCGGTCCTCGCCGCCAACCCACTGTGCCGCCGCCCCACCCACGTCGCCGCCGTCACCGACAGCCTCCCCGCGTCGGCCCCTGCACTACGCCGCCTCTACCTCAGCCCGGGCAtggggtgcaggacgacgaccgcggcctccccacgaccaaccgaggcATCCCTGCATCCCTtcgacgccgccgccgaccccgaccccaaccccgaccccgacccctccggcgaccggccgcgcc
It encodes:
- the LOC119298978 gene encoding uncharacterized protein LOC119298978 is translated as MEGSREDDPICVSDSEETVQMETNGLSLKTQEIESKRKWETAADLSSRFCSNQHESPWEGGTAKHIACHSSGHQGHSSQEWPRWNDGSLTTTLGEVLTPDKSSPIFRACKTKNSGKRFKRRICFTCREEGHYDRQCPQKLRAISANLSKVVEEWPLWNDGSLTTSLGRQSSNQHKSPWEGRTTEHIACHSSGYQGQYSQDWLLWNYGLLTTLLGWQKDFRFCSNQHESPWEGGKTEHIACHSSGYQGHYSQEWPPRNYGSLTTSLGRQKDFHFCSSQREGPWEGGRTEHQDKMNGIITCLVCGKEGHYSCDCPFKDQEHKVFCTLCSKNGHCSMWCCQQNKSESRACTRCGEIGHTASTHGLGCSSCDEYHLDGECRLSEVKCFVCECQDHYLAQCPLNFQGALRLALSKRGSTSSTPAKCSAKSEEKVLRADGSSPICFTCREEGHFAFQCPQNSPSVSEEFEESSTIATATNLSKELEGQDPGTAKQSSETKPILYDQCCPSKAKVLTSNKSSPMVRTCKTKTEGEKRMCSTCHEEGHYARMCPQKFGAISGNTSKELEESSTIATSSNMSKVLEEQDPGTAKQSSDMKWVLRCVSCGQEGHKARSCPTGVFVCSLCNEEGHKAKKCPQKRQKR